Proteins encoded in a region of the Actinomycetota bacterium genome:
- the thpR gene encoding RNA 2',3'-cyclic phosphodiesterase gives KWVAPGDLHVTLRFLGDVPAEDLDALAAAVGEAAAGREPFTIAPAAVKAVPSARSARMVWGVFADPDGAASALASAVSSAAAPWCRHDDPKPFRPHVTLVRARGRRPVPGDALAAANAQVKATAQPMSVAHVTLFSSTLTRQGAVYEEVARMPLGRA, from the coding sequence GAAGTGGGTCGCGCCGGGCGATCTCCACGTCACCCTGCGGTTCCTCGGCGACGTGCCTGCCGAGGACCTCGACGCGCTCGCCGCCGCCGTCGGCGAGGCGGCCGCGGGCCGCGAGCCGTTCACTATCGCGCCTGCCGCCGTCAAGGCGGTGCCCTCCGCGCGCTCGGCGCGCATGGTCTGGGGGGTGTTCGCCGACCCGGACGGAGCGGCCTCTGCGCTCGCGTCGGCAGTCTCGTCGGCCGCCGCCCCGTGGTGCCGCCACGACGACCCCAAGCCGTTCCGGCCGCACGTCACACTGGTGCGCGCCCGCGGGCGGCGCCCGGTGCCCGGCGATGCCCTTGCCGCAGCGAACGCGCAGGTCAAGGCGACCGCGCAGCCGATGTCAGTGGCGCATGTCACGCTCTTCTCGAGCACGCTCACGCGTCAGGGCGCGGTCTACGAGGAAGTCGCCCGCATGCCGCTCGGCCGTGCTTGA